The genomic DNA aagcgtTCCGATAAAtttttccgctccagcacttctatctatAGGTGACTGTGTTTCACACttcaacaaagtaacctactgttgctgactgttgttctctgtttgaggaacgtcacttgatcaagccttttctaacattccacactacaaaataagtaataaaagtatgtataattcgtgctgatatagtttcggatcaatatcggtatcgaccgATACGCAAAGCCGCAATATTggcatcatatcggaagtgaaaaagttgtatcgggacatccctacctttgagtaggttatatgtgtgccacaggcatgttcaattttttttattcgcactatgctgggATGCTTAGGGAAGATGTAAGAATGGCCTAGTGGGTAGGCTCAAAAAGTAGTCCAAGGTTCCAAAAATGCAgtcaaagtgtatttatttacagtggtaaaagtgcagcagtatttataATGCAGGCCTGAAGAAAAATGGAAGACATCCAACTTgcaaaaaaaaggggaaaaagtgaaaacaaataaaaactgagCTCTACACAAAACTCTGTTGCAGCTCTGTACAAACTTTGCTTTACAACCTGACAGCTCTGACATCGACCACCAACCACCCCCACAAGGCCTCCAGCCGCCTCTTAGTACTGAGGGGGGGGTACCAAAGCACATGATCTGAGGGGAAATCAATTAAGTCATTTTAGACAAATTAAAGACCGAAAaaaagcatttaacatttacccaACAATTGTATATTATCATTAGCAATGTTTAATGTTTGCTAAGAAACACTGTCCTGTGACCAGATCAAACATTGATAAAGTGACTAGAAATAATGATGAGTAATGAGTGGTTAGTAGTTACAGGAAACTGTTACCGGCTTAGCCATAATAAATTCCATAATGACGGCAATAATGTCAaatattcaattaaaataaaacaagagtccTATAGTTTGTGTCATTATATCTACACCGAAAACACTCAAAGTTAAGGATAGAGTTACACATAGTTCAGGAAACACAAACATCCCTGTTTAACCTCTAATGGGCCAGACCAGATATCTCATCCTATAGTTACGACACCTTAATACTCctctttgttttaatatttacaaaaacatcATTTAAATACAAGAGCTTTAATAGGAATTAATTAGAAAACACGTTCAATTTCTCTTTAGGAAATCTATCAAATACTTGCATTATGCGATGATGTCACTGTGtggacttatatatatatatataaaggtttAGGTTAAACTCAAACAACATGtcttctttctttatttacacCCAACTGTAACTCCACTTTTTGGATTTGTCCCACATCCCTGAGGTAGTAAGTACAGTGCAACTGTACAATTTTGTTGAGAAAAGTTGAATTTCACAAATTCATATCATCTCCTACAAAgaagttaataaataaaattattaccgTACATTttaattaggggtgtcctgatccaatatcggatatcggtccgatagcctgaaaacgaataatgaatttacattttttttattttttcccccaattaattttttcatttatttttattcaattgtagaatactgtagatattatgatgaaggttaaaatgtaagtGTCTGATGAAAAGCGGTCAGCCCGAAACGTCacgttttttggtgtttatcaaaaaatgaaattggGAGCTAAATACGCAGTGGTGCGGACCTTCGTTTCTTCTTAGCATTTTTGGACCTTTCTGATCCAGCACACCGCCTCAAGTAAAAGGGaagtgcgtgttttttttttttattgtgctaaaatatatgtaaccaattggttaataataaatgggtcagtttttctcatccctactgttgctgactattgttctttgtttaagtaacatcacttgatcaagccttttctaacattcaacactacaaaatacgtaattattatttttctaataatgaaaaaaaaaaagttaaatatgtatgACTCATGTTGATATTGAAtcaaaatcggtatcggccgatacgcaaggctgcaatatcggtatcgtatcgggacatccctatttttaatcattataatgtatGTCAGCTTCCTAATGTAATGTATAAACTAGTCAAATTGTAAAGTTGTGTGAATAATTCAGATGTGATTTTGCTTTTTTCCCCTGAATGTTTAAGAACACAATAATAGTTTACAATACAATAGGTATCGATTTTTATTAGATGTTCTTGTTTAGCAGGAGGAGGATGGGTTTTATTGATGCTCTGATcaggttatgttatgttattatTGATTGCTGGTAAGACTTGAACAGCTGGAGACAACACCCTGTTTACATCAAGCaatactgcattttcatttaaGCACTACGTTACGAGGTATGTACTGCAAAGTTGGAATACTCATTGTTAAAGCTACATCCACTTAAAGCAGCTTACTAGACGAGGAAatcatctcattaaaaaaaatagttaggATGCTAAGAGTTGGCACAGAGACATAATAATCAATGACAGCCAAGTACCACAATGGAGCTGTAATTTCAGGGCAAATTGTCAATTAATACTCCTCGTATATAAAGTTGTTCTTTAACACAGCAGGTTAAACCCCAACCAGAGGGAAAACTCTGTGTTTAGGACCCAGACCTTGACAGTGAATAAAGCTCCATCTACCGCCGCCTCACTTTTAGCGGAGTGTCAAAGCGCGGCTGTACCGCACATGCTAGCGACAACACGGGCTAACAATCCACAAACCGTCCGTTCAGCCCTTACCTCGGTGAAACTCTGCCCGGAGTTGCAGGAACATTAAAGCAGGTTTGTGTTCCAGTCCGGGCAGCTCAGTTCACACCCCTCCTTCTTCAACGTGGACGACGCCTCCGGGTACGTCACGTTAACGTGGCACCGATACGACGACAGAATGAACGTAGAGCCGTGATGCGTTTACGTACCCTCGTTTATTTAGGAAGCAATTAGATTCTCAAAAATCTATCGATCaagtttagcttttttttttttttttttttaaaatccgtcCATGTAAATCTATGACACTCTCAACCCATTTATCCTTCCACAGTCCAACATCACAAGCCTCCATCTACACACCCACCCTttaagggttctcaaccttggggccaggaACCCACtttgggtcgccagatgccttcaaaaaacgaataatattttttgaacagttTTTACCCTttatctgcaactacaccaaatttgccattttttaacccattttcataaccttttcttgccttatttttgctcattttaatgcattattgcTACATCACTTCCATTTCTGCCAATtcgccatcaaatttcaattacTTTTTGGCACATTTTCCCGCTTTCAAGACATTCTCGGCACTTAGAactttttccaccactttttccacctaatgttgcataatTATGTTGAGCAattattgtgacttttaatcacttttcaccatatttctatatttttaagaCAATGTCTTAAAAACATcagaatttcaaaaatgtaacttttttttaactgcatttttaaTTTCACTCATGCAAACAACTGGAGTCAATCCaagaaatgtcattttaaagcattcttttcatttatggacccaataaatcaaaaacaaactaCGAACATCCTCATGCTTTCTGGGtggaatttgtgctttttttttttttgttttttttagaaaatggaATCTTTTAGTTTTCATGTCACACTGACccaatagaaaatgtttttaaaccttaaaaaaagaGAAGCCTATCTGTTGCTCAGCCTGACTATTCAGTGAGCAACTGTGTGTTCATCTATGGTAGTGGTCTGGGATGAGACAATCACAGGATATGGGGAGAATTAGAACATCTGCTGGGGCTTTTTAGAGAAGTGAAGTGAGCTGTACTATTTCTTCATTCCTATTCATCACCAATGTATCGTCTTCTCTTTCATTTCCATCATAAGTTAGCCAGGCCAATAAAACCAAGGGATAATCTATGTATGATGACAGTATCCACATTCCCCCTTTGCTTTGGatcaaatacacaaagacacaaattcCAGATCACAGTGGATCTACAAGCAATAAAtgatttagtgtttttaaagtttttacttgttaagatctaaaacatttacaaatctGTGGGGCAGATTTACTAAACTGTACCAAGTAAGTGTAAAGTTAATTagaaaatgtcattttacagcCAATATTAAGGTTCATAGATTGAacagtagtgtttttttttctttttcaataaaatttACAGTAACATGGTAAACTCAAGATTaacatgactacctgtcaacattgagctgttgactctgagagaacctatgacatcatcaaaaaGTTcaagtgtggatgggaaaatgaatgggatatatatatatatatatatttaggtattttattttggtagccagaacatcacaaaAATTGGAGAAGTTTCTGACTTATGCAAATATATAAGTCCGAATCCAATCTTGCTCAGATTCTTGAAAAAAAGGGacaacttaaaaagaaaaaaaaagacttgtgAGGGGAAGAAAGTCAGATTTACAAACAGAAGTGATGCTCTCTGATTTTAATTTAGATATTTtcctggagaaaaaaaacctgtcagaTGTCATGTAAGAGATGAATAATCAGACAAACGTcagtttctaagaaaaaaatattgttgactTTGATACAAAAACCTTGAAATCGTGGGATTGAAGTCAGATTTACCAGAAACGGGTGTCCACTAGCTGTTTCATAAAGTCTATAACTGACTGACCCTTTGCATCAGCAACAATACATCtgcaaagcttttttttcccaagtTCCAAGAAACAATTTGCACAGCCTTGTTCTTTATTACCTTCACAGAaaatatctaaataaataattaacgtGCATACATCGAAGTGAGCTCTCATCAAGTCTGAAGACAGTCCTTAATCTGTCTTGCATTTCCCCAACATCATTACCAGTTACACATTCtagtttattgttattattcacAAGTGCGAACAAAGAGTTAAAATAAGGTCACAATAATattggggaaaaaactatttatttcatcaaaaatatacatttttttaaaactctatTGAAGAATGTTCCCACGGTGTGATATTCAGTTTGATTTCAGGTTCAAACTCTTCAATAAAGAGTTATTAAGTTAGTTATTTAGTGAGGTGAAATGTTTCTTCTCTTTGGGTTTTTGGCctcttttcaaaaatgtaaaactaaTACAAAAGGTTAACGTAGTAAATTCATTTAAAGTCTGTGAGAAGTTCCTGccaaccatcatcatcatcaccaccaccaccactaacACTGACAGAGTCACTTTCCTGTCCATCAGTCTGTTGTTGTGTCTCTGTTTGTGCTGGTCATGatgtttctgtttgttgttcATAGTTGTCCTCAGGTTCCTCTTTTTTTATCACATCAGCTGAGCTGCAGGTTTGAGGTTCTTCTTTGACGTTCGCCTCAGTTAGCTGAGTTACAGGTTTCTCCTCGTCATCTTCACTCTTCACAACAACAGCGATGATATCCGACTGCTGCTGCCCACAAAGCTGGTATCCTGCTTGATTTTCCCAGAATTCCACCTGTTCCTTCTTTATGTAAAGATGCTCTGTGTTTCCAGAACTTGAACCTGGTtcacagaaaacaaagcaaCATTGGTTATTAGAAAAGCTTgcacttggaaaaaaaacaacatttgaacCAATGAGTCGGcctttgaccctgctcagccagcaccactaaatgctaagctaattcaaacatgtgggactggtctcTGGTATAGAGTTGGACAGCAGCACGTTTACCGTCTGCAACACAAAGTAGTCAAAAAAAGATGTGGATTTGATTTTTTCAGGCTGCTTTAACACCAGTATAGGTCCAGATTCAGTCAGAATGGGTGTGGAACCAATGTTAATTTTATCACTTTAATTTAGCTCGGGTTGTATTTACAGCATACTGTAACAAAGGAGAGGAACAGAACTATTCTTTTTAAGTCTAACAAATGAGAAAAGTTGTTTTAATGCCAAACTATTGCGCTTTGTTTTCATTCTCATGTAAACATTATAGTGACATTTGCTAAAATATTAACAAttctaaaatttaaaaaaactagataaaaacaataaagtgaAAGCATTTTGTTTTGATTCTCTATTTGTTatgtaaaatctaaaatttttTTAGAATTGATTAGTAAAGGAtgttgaaaatacaaaggttgACTGTTTCATAGACACTGAAGACATTTGCTAAGACTGTGTTCAATTAAAACTTGTCAAACCGTACAAGctgtatttattaataaagtagTATCTTCCACCTTtgttattaactcattcagtgccagccattttcagaatttctacccccctcagtgccagccattttagagcattttgactgatttttaaagagcCACATATTTTGTACTGtgaatctgaaatctgacaccagattaaagtctctactttcatcagaaaaaaatagtttgtAGCTTGTTTCGTACTTCTGTAATCAGCATTTGAATacagcaagttttacacaaatagccagtttcagagcaaaacgctgagaaaacacactttttctaaaataaaaaaaatctctcagtgactttgaagttggtttccttctaaaaaaaaacaaaaaaaacaaaacaacactgagacaaggcttttgatggcaaaattattattattttgctatctggctcacagttgaatgttttgcttactgtattttgtatctgttcccacccgtcaatcacacagacgtaactttcTCTTCCTCCCTACATGCAGaaatgacccgtttagcccagTTTGTTGATAGTTTTATCTGGATACTTCacacttcatagcgccataatctcccatatccctgcttctccctccttagctaatgctagcatcagtggctaatctgtcaatcaaaggtgcgctgctgctgccaccttcagggcaccagttggtcactacatcaacagAGCAGCCTTATATTCACAGTAGAACTCCGTCACAGTGTATCCTAGCAACTTCCGTGAAAAAAAGCAATTGACGAGTTTTCTCGTCAATGACACTGAGCGTTcagatttgaaatgacaaattatcttgtcaatggcactgagtgagttaaaacTAATTGTTGGAGATCTACTTCGTACAGGtgacacacagtatttatatttttttatactacCAAACATAAGTTTTAATTAGGCTTGTGAATATTTAGTGACAGAACATAAAACAGACATGTTTTACTcccatggaaaaaaaaactctcacaCTGTGGATTAATTTTTACACCTTTATCAGAATGAACAGCCCAACTTTTCCAACTAAATATTTCAGATGGAAGAGAATACTAAAATGTATCTTTGCTGATTTATTCACTTGTTTTGCAAATGTTTTCATACACAAACAACAGAATCTAGCAGTAAACAGTGCAGACCTGTAGAAGAGTTGGAGTGAACTTTATGGTTGAAGGTACAAGTGGTGTTGTCAGTGGTGTTGTGGTCTCTGGAAAAGAAAGGCAtagtcattgtttttttcttttttttaaacaatcccAGACAAACACAGTGCTTTAATCTCTGATGCTTGATCTCAGAGGAAGGATTATGAAATTACTAAACCAATACTGGCCCACACAGACCAATAACAGGAAACTACGCATTCTGATTGATTTAGAAGTGACTCTATGcaatactgacagaaaaatgactACACCAGTGATCCTCATCATCTTCTATTTTTCTTCCACAGAGATCTAACCTCCCTTCATCTGTCAAGGCTGTTTGCTGACTCagaaatctctctctctcttctagaaatttctaaaaaagaaaaaaaccactGTGGGGAAAAAACGAACCTGATATTACGGTTCAACTGGTAATTCAGTGTAAATTATTGTTAACATGctactattgctaggttataTCATATAATGTAACATGCTAGATTATGTTCACATTTCTATTCAGGAAAAAAGCTTCtgtgaaaagaaaacaaacttacaaatcaaacaatctCAGAGCGAATTATAAAGTATTTGAAACAAgactgttgtaataataatgtattggatttatatagcacctttttatggtgactcaaagcgctttacatgaCATTCTTTCATTTcgcacttagtggtggtaagctactactgtagccactgatgccctggggcagactgactgaAAGCGATGCTGCCAAGCCCGGCCTTGCTTGGCTTCTGatgagatcgggcaatgacgggtaggtatttttgttcttcttcctTTGTGGTTTGTTATATATAAGTCATACAGTTGTGTgtgaaagtcagggcacccctttaaaaacagcatattttatatatttaaaaagttatattcatatttactgtctctctggtatatgggaaaaaaaagacaatattgtcaggaaacattaatgcatagttacattttattttataaattgaacaaaattacaaaaatgaaaaacataattttggcatgtgcaaaatggaatggccttcacagtctcccgacttaaacattatcgaaaatctgtcggtagatcttaaaagagctgtgcatgcaagacgtcctaggaatattgcagaactggaagccttttgcaaggaagaatggggaaaaatcccaaataatagaatccagagacttgttgttggctataagaagcgtttacaagctgtgatatctgccagagggggtgttactaagtactgaaggtactgatgctgtagggtgccccgacatttgcacatgccaaaattatgtttttcatttttgtaattctgttcaatttataaaataaaatatatacaatattgtctttttttcccatataccagagagacagtaaatatgaatataactttttaaatatataaaatatgctgtttttaaaggggtgccctgactttcgcacacaactgtatgtCTATTTCCAGGTAAATGCAAATTGAACCTCTGGGAGCTGAAAGTCTGTACAAATTTCTAAACAGCAAGTTAAACTCACCTGTCAACCAGAGACTCAGAAACAATAGTTGAAACACGTTGGTTAGGGGGTCTCTTCTCTCTGCGTTTCGGCAACTGGAAAGATGATGGATTCTTCTCATAgctacaaaaacataaatatactaTTACTACATCACCACAGCTGTAAAACATCATGTTCAAAGAAattaatataactttttttttaaatcaaaaatttAATGCACACTGGCTGTCCAATATGATCCAAATGTCCTCTTCAGTACAAGCGCCCTCTACTCAGGGTCCAGCATGAGATGTGATAAGTAAAAACCCTCAAAGCTTTGTGCAGAAAGCACAGATAAGTCAAATAAGCAGTATGTACCGATGACAGGTgattagggctgctcaattaatcaaaatttgattacgattttgattattacacccaacgattacaaaaataatataatcgagaaaaaaagatgattttaattatgactaaaatactcgtgattattattttttctataatcgagcagccctactgGTGATATAGATTAGATAATGACTATTTCAACTGGTGACCGActtatgtttcttttatttcgAGTAAAGAttctttattcattcatctcgcagtggggaaatttactgacaGTACAAACTACAGTACAAGCAGTAAAAGCGTGGGCGTAACTCTGTGTGAAGACATGTCACATGCATAGATGGGTTTCTCGTGTAAAAAAATCCTGCTTCAGAGTGAGCTGATATCAATGACGATGCCTCCTCCAGTTCTCCTTGACTCAATtgcaatacattttcttttcatgtaaacatgtatttgtttttcaatgCATCATAAATAAGAATGTATATAAATCATTAGACGTGTGTAATCATGTACTTTGTGGTCAGTCATCTACAA from Gouania willdenowi chromosome 4, fGouWil2.1, whole genome shotgun sequence includes the following:
- the LOC114462164 gene encoding uncharacterized protein LOC114462164 → MAEQQPSAIAPFATTAYMAETTSKKRRPEGRKPKKKELYRARDKSRINIGVDFQRWRELRDLKGLKTDAELATFLLDCYEKNPSSFQLPKRREKRPPNQRVSTIVSESLVDRDHNTTDNTTCTFNHKVHSNSSTGSSSGNTEHLYIKKEQVEFWENQAGYQLCGQQQSDIIAVVVKSEDDEEKPVTQLTEANVKEEPQTCSSADVIKKEEPEDNYEQQTETS